A single genomic interval of Candidatus Methylomirabilis limnetica harbors:
- a CDS encoding PepSY domain-containing protein has protein sequence MERKPVRKRTRWYRRMTILKLHKWAGLISAVWLCVLGATGFLLDHKEWRWMWFSTVSERVLPESVTSLSRTVIQILQVNPDRPMHQVAAGSRGLWVTEDGAKSWQRTRVIGDEGGQVQVFAVEPDPEHGWNRLWIGTDDGLWTSEDGGKTLVKAGMERQRITALTAGASHAELYGAADRSRIFQLRTDEPDRPDWLRFEAPAADALPRQISLRRLVIDLHVGNGLFARNTSLLLNDIASLGLCALALSGVFYWGFPKYWRHRRRNCGQIRVETKRKILIWLFRLHGPLIGLCAAVPLLYLAITGILFGHRELGDWLGRVRIPAMFHPPVYHLNAWDGWIEAVIGYPGQPEKLSIGTRIGLFTSKDEGRTWLAEQAGTERIPAARRLRRFGERVYIGGWMGGGSYLRQQDGAEWLKLSDRHANMARDITRLEDGQIGWLHQGKTVVMTDRSGQVSGQIELTQPMEDGVPWYYVLNRLHDGMIFWEHWKWLNDLFAVLATTLLVTGLIRWWRVKWR, from the coding sequence ATGGAGAGGAAGCCGGTCCGAAAACGGACACGCTGGTACCGGAGGATGACCATCCTCAAGCTTCACAAATGGGCGGGCCTGATCTCGGCTGTCTGGCTGTGCGTGCTCGGGGCGACCGGCTTCCTTCTCGATCACAAGGAGTGGCGGTGGATGTGGTTTTCGACCGTTTCAGAACGCGTGTTGCCTGAATCGGTGACGAGTCTCAGTCGGACCGTGATTCAGATCCTACAGGTCAATCCGGATCGGCCGATGCATCAGGTAGCTGCGGGATCGCGTGGGTTGTGGGTCACGGAGGACGGGGCCAAGAGCTGGCAGCGGACACGGGTGATCGGGGACGAGGGTGGGCAGGTCCAGGTCTTTGCGGTTGAACCGGACCCGGAGCACGGCTGGAATCGGCTCTGGATCGGAACGGATGATGGGTTATGGACGTCGGAGGATGGCGGCAAGACGCTTGTGAAAGCCGGGATGGAGAGACAGAGGATTACGGCGCTAACGGCAGGGGCGAGCCATGCGGAACTGTACGGAGCGGCGGATCGAAGCCGGATATTCCAACTGCGCACCGACGAACCGGACCGTCCGGACTGGCTCCGCTTCGAGGCACCGGCGGCCGATGCGCTACCGCGCCAGATTTCCTTGCGACGGCTCGTCATCGACCTGCACGTCGGCAATGGACTCTTCGCCAGAAACACCTCCCTCCTGCTCAACGATATTGCAAGCCTTGGTCTGTGCGCCCTGGCGCTGAGCGGGGTGTTCTATTGGGGTTTCCCCAAGTACTGGCGGCACCGCCGGCGAAACTGCGGTCAGATTCGCGTCGAAACCAAACGCAAGATTCTCATCTGGCTGTTTCGCCTCCATGGCCCATTGATCGGGCTGTGCGCCGCTGTGCCGCTCCTCTATCTCGCCATTACTGGCATCCTCTTTGGGCATCGAGAGCTAGGTGATTGGCTCGGAAGGGTACGAATCCCCGCGATGTTCCATCCCCCTGTGTACCACTTGAATGCCTGGGACGGGTGGATTGAGGCGGTTATCGGGTATCCGGGTCAACCGGAGAAGCTGTCCATCGGGACTCGGATCGGGCTCTTCACGTCCAAGGACGAAGGCCGCACCTGGTTGGCAGAGCAGGCTGGTACCGAGCGAATACCAGCAGCCCGAAGGCTTCGCCGCTTTGGGGAGCGGGTCTACATAGGCGGCTGGATGGGCGGCGGCAGTTATCTCAGGCAGCAAGACGGGGCCGAGTGGCTCAAGCTCTCGGACCGCCATGCCAACATGGCCCGCGACATCACACGGCTGGAGGACGGCCAGATCGGATGGCTCCATCAGGGGAAGACGGTGGTGATGACGGATCGATCGGGTCAGGTCAGTGGCCAGATCGAGCTGACCCAGCCCATGGAGGATGGCGTGCCGTGGTACTACGTCCTTAATAGGCTTCACGATGGGATGATCTTCTGGGAACACTGGAAGTGGCTGAACGATCTCTTTGCGGTCCTGGCCACGACGCTGCTCGTGACCGGACTCATCCGCTGGTGGCGGGTCAAGTGGCGTTAA
- the smbP gene encoding small metal-binding protein SmbP, with product MRRRLAAAALILGAVAFVGTGVSWAEKSHLVEATEHTQAAVEHGKAGHADVLATHATEALKHAEAAEKAKANPHTAAAIKELKGAVEHGKANHADIATKAAEGALGHLKAVK from the coding sequence ATGAGGCGGAGACTTGCAGCAGCAGCATTGATCCTGGGTGCGGTAGCTTTCGTGGGAACTGGTGTCTCTTGGGCTGAAAAGTCCCATCTGGTAGAGGCGACCGAGCATACCCAGGCAGCCGTCGAGCACGGCAAAGCGGGGCATGCAGATGTGTTAGCAACGCACGCGACGGAAGCCTTGAAGCATGCCGAGGCAGCCGAGAAGGCAAAGGCCAATCCTCATACGGCTGCGGCTATTAAGGAATTGAAGGGGGCCGTTGAGCACGGCAAGGCGAATCACGCCGATATCGCGACCAAGGCCGCTGAGGGGGCGCTCGGACACCTCAAAGCAGTAAAGTAA
- the metH gene encoding methionine synthase, with product MTEASDRLIAFEQMLRRRIVILDGAMGTMIQAHKLEEADFRGQPFANHPCDLKGCNDLLSITQPAIIEAIHRQYLEAGADIIETNTFNSTSISMADYRLESLAYDLNVAGARAARKAALAVMATDPSRPRFVAGAIGPTNRTASMSPDLHNAAFRAVTFDQLVAAYTEQVRGLLDGGVDILLVETIFDTLNGKAALFAIDQYLEELGRRVPVMVSVTITDRSGRTLAGQTVEAFWNSIAHMPLLSVGINCALGAKQMRPYVEELAQIAPVLLSCYPNAGLPNAFGGFDETPAIMAADLSDFARSGWLNIVGGCCGTTPAHIEAIATAVQDFQPRIPPQPQPHTRLSGLEPLTVCPGVGFVNIGERTNVSGSTMFAKLIRNGEYEAAVSVARQQVEGGAQIIDVNMDEGMLDSKEAMVTFLHLVATEPDIARVPIMIDSSDWSVIEAGLKCVQGKPVVNSLSLKEGEQVFIQRARLIKRYGAAVVVMAFDELGQADTLQRKIEICARAYRILTETAGLPPQDIIFDPNILTVATGLEEHNNYAVNFIEACRWIKANLLHCKVSGGISNISFSFRGNNLIREAMHSAFLYHAIQAGLDMGIVNAGQLTVYEEIPKDLLELVEDVLLNRRSDATDRLVRFAETVTQQGQVAGKDEAWRRGTVEERLTHALVKGIVEYIESDVEEARQQYDRPLQVIEGPLMAGMNLVGQLFGSGQMFLPQVIKTARVMKRAVAYLLPFIEAAHLASDSKRKQRKVLMATVKGDVHDIGKNIVGVVLGCNNYEIIDLGVMVPCDTILKTAREQQVDIIGLSGLITPSLDEMAHVARELMREGLHVPLLIGGATTSRTHTAVKIAPLYDQPVVHVSDASRAVGVVGHLLSQEQRSAFVESNRVDQERVRQAHQDRDLRALLTLTQARDRKHPIDWGVADIPKPSFTGIRVLDEFPLDQIVPLIDWTPFFHAWEVRGRYPEILQKPKAMELFEDGQRLLEQIVSQRWLTARAVYGFFPANSVDDDIELYTDDSRSQVLATFHTLRQQLHKAEGQCNLALADFIAPRSTGLPDHLGAFAVTTGHGLDVLCKRYEASYDDYTSILAKALADRLAEAFTECLHRRVRAEWGYGVGEQLSNEDLIRERYRGIRPAPGYPACPDHSEKQMLFDLLQAERNAGMYLTDNCAMVPASSVSGFYFSHPEAIYFAVGKVGRDQVLDYARRKQMDVRTVERWLSPNLNYDPDSAGQ from the coding sequence ATGACTGAAGCGTCAGATCGGTTGATAGCGTTTGAGCAGATGTTGCGGCGTCGCATCGTCATTCTTGACGGCGCGATGGGTACGATGATTCAAGCGCATAAGCTGGAGGAAGCCGACTTTCGGGGGCAACCATTTGCCAACCACCCCTGCGATCTCAAGGGGTGCAACGACCTGCTGTCCATCACGCAGCCGGCCATCATTGAGGCGATTCATCGCCAGTATCTGGAAGCTGGCGCCGATATCATCGAAACCAACACGTTCAATTCCACGTCGATCTCGATGGCGGATTATCGGTTGGAATCGCTGGCCTATGACCTGAATGTCGCCGGCGCGAGAGCAGCGCGCAAAGCCGCCCTGGCAGTGATGGCGACAGACCCGAGCCGCCCGCGCTTCGTGGCCGGCGCGATCGGTCCGACGAATCGCACGGCATCGATGTCGCCCGATCTCCATAACGCTGCCTTCCGTGCCGTTACCTTCGATCAGTTGGTCGCAGCCTATACCGAGCAGGTCCGTGGGCTCCTGGACGGCGGAGTGGATATCCTGTTGGTAGAGACGATCTTTGACACGCTGAACGGTAAGGCCGCGCTGTTTGCCATCGATCAGTACCTCGAGGAACTTGGCCGACGCGTACCGGTCATGGTCTCGGTGACCATTACGGATCGTAGCGGTCGCACGCTCGCCGGGCAAACGGTAGAAGCTTTTTGGAACTCCATTGCCCACATGCCGCTGCTCTCGGTAGGCATCAACTGCGCGCTTGGGGCGAAGCAGATGCGCCCGTACGTCGAGGAGCTCGCTCAGATTGCCCCGGTACTCCTGAGCTGCTATCCCAACGCCGGCTTACCCAACGCGTTCGGGGGGTTCGATGAAACACCGGCCATCATGGCTGCTGACCTGAGCGACTTTGCGAGGAGCGGCTGGCTCAACATCGTCGGTGGCTGCTGCGGCACGACCCCGGCTCATATTGAGGCGATTGCGACGGCAGTGCAGGACTTTCAGCCGCGCATTCCCCCTCAACCTCAGCCGCACACCCGATTAAGCGGTCTGGAGCCATTGACGGTTTGTCCCGGCGTGGGTTTCGTTAATATCGGGGAGCGGACCAATGTCAGCGGGTCCACGATGTTTGCCAAGCTCATTCGGAACGGCGAGTACGAGGCCGCCGTCTCCGTAGCGCGCCAACAGGTCGAGGGCGGCGCCCAGATCATCGATGTCAACATGGATGAGGGCATGCTGGACTCGAAAGAGGCGATGGTGACGTTTCTGCACCTGGTCGCCACCGAGCCTGACATTGCGCGGGTGCCCATCATGATCGATAGCTCCGACTGGTCGGTGATTGAGGCGGGGCTGAAGTGCGTACAGGGCAAGCCGGTGGTGAACTCACTCAGCCTCAAAGAGGGCGAACAGGTGTTCATCCAGCGGGCCCGGCTCATCAAACGATATGGGGCTGCGGTCGTGGTCATGGCCTTCGATGAGCTTGGGCAGGCCGATACACTACAGCGCAAGATCGAGATCTGTGCCCGCGCATACCGGATTCTGACCGAGACGGCCGGGTTGCCACCACAAGACATCATCTTCGATCCGAACATTCTGACGGTGGCGACCGGGCTTGAGGAGCATAACAACTACGCGGTCAACTTCATCGAGGCATGCCGCTGGATCAAGGCCAACCTGCTTCACTGCAAGGTCAGCGGCGGGATCAGTAACATTTCGTTCTCGTTTCGTGGGAACAATCTGATCCGCGAGGCGATGCACTCGGCATTCCTATACCATGCCATCCAGGCCGGCCTGGATATGGGGATCGTGAATGCCGGGCAACTGACGGTCTACGAGGAGATTCCCAAGGACCTGCTCGAGCTGGTTGAAGACGTGCTGCTCAACCGTCGTTCCGATGCGACCGATCGGCTGGTGAGGTTTGCGGAGACTGTGACACAGCAGGGTCAGGTTGCCGGCAAAGACGAGGCCTGGCGACGGGGAACGGTCGAAGAACGGCTCACACATGCGTTGGTGAAGGGGATCGTGGAGTATATCGAGTCGGACGTGGAAGAAGCGCGGCAGCAGTATGACAGGCCGCTTCAGGTCATTGAGGGTCCGCTAATGGCCGGCATGAACCTCGTCGGCCAACTCTTCGGCTCCGGGCAGATGTTCTTGCCGCAGGTGATCAAAACCGCGCGTGTCATGAAAAGGGCGGTGGCCTACCTCCTACCCTTTATTGAGGCCGCGCACCTGGCATCTGACAGTAAGCGCAAACAGCGGAAAGTCCTCATGGCCACCGTGAAGGGAGATGTGCACGATATCGGCAAGAATATTGTCGGGGTCGTGCTCGGATGCAACAACTATGAGATTATCGACCTGGGGGTGATGGTGCCGTGCGACACGATCCTCAAGACCGCCCGGGAACAACAGGTGGATATTATTGGTCTGAGCGGGCTGATCACCCCGTCGCTCGATGAGATGGCGCACGTAGCGCGGGAGCTGATGCGAGAAGGGCTTCACGTTCCGCTCTTGATCGGCGGCGCGACTACCAGCAGAACCCATACGGCCGTGAAAATCGCTCCACTCTATGACCAGCCGGTGGTCCACGTCTCGGATGCCTCCCGGGCCGTGGGGGTCGTCGGTCATCTCTTAAGCCAGGAACAGCGATCGGCGTTTGTCGAAAGCAATCGAGTTGACCAGGAGCGGGTGAGACAAGCGCACCAAGACCGCGATCTGAGGGCGTTGCTCACGCTTACCCAGGCGCGAGACCGGAAACACCCCATTGATTGGGGGGTAGCAGACATCCCAAAGCCGTCCTTCACTGGTATCCGCGTGCTGGACGAGTTTCCGCTCGACCAGATCGTGCCATTGATTGATTGGACGCCGTTCTTTCATGCGTGGGAGGTGCGGGGCCGGTACCCTGAGATCTTACAGAAGCCCAAAGCCATGGAGCTGTTCGAGGATGGCCAGCGCTTGCTGGAGCAAATTGTCAGCCAGCGCTGGCTCACCGCGCGGGCGGTCTATGGGTTCTTCCCGGCGAACAGCGTGGACGACGATATTGAACTCTACACGGATGACTCGCGGTCGCAGGTGCTGGCGACCTTTCACACCCTCCGTCAGCAACTACACAAGGCCGAAGGGCAGTGTAATCTGGCGCTGGCCGATTTTATCGCGCCCAGATCGACCGGACTCCCGGACCATCTCGGCGCGTTTGCCGTGACGACCGGCCACGGGCTCGATGTCCTCTGCAAGCGATATGAAGCCTCCTATGACGACTATACCTCTATTCTAGCCAAAGCGTTGGCCGATCGCCTGGCGGAGGCCTTCACGGAATGCCTGCATCGCCGGGTTCGAGCAGAGTGGGGGTATGGAGTCGGAGAACAGCTCAGCAACGAGGATCTGATCCGAGAGAGGTATCGTGGGATCCGTCCTGCTCCTGGCTATCCAGCCTGTCCGGATCACTCTGAGAAACAAATGCTCTTCGATCTTCTACAAGCGGAGCGCAACGCCGGTATGTACCTGACAGACAATTGCGCGATGGTTCCGGCCAGCTCGGTGAGCGGGTTCTACTTTTCCCATCCTGAGGCGATCTACTTTGCGGTCGGAAAAGTCGGACGGGATCAGGTGTTGGACTACGCCAGGCGCAAGCAGATGGATGTGCGGACGGTTGAGCGCTGGCTTTCGCCGAACCTGAATTATGATCCGGATTCCGCGGGCCAATAA
- a CDS encoding porin yields MVHRSWWVRGVVLGSALLLAPAPAWADKLTELEQVFETQQKSLQQLQQEMHRLRQDRTAQQAEIDRRVMEVEKKAADAAASSLLTGYEPGKGFFLKSADGQFRLNLSGYVQTWMQVEGARNEEEFPAGLTAAGLARHDPSTFRLRRTRLVVSGQIFNDFGFYIESETASGSIGTRLQQGWGSYTYAPWAKVTVGQYKPRFGLEMLTSSRGLDFAERAVISRALSPDQQLGATVEGNLKLANMPVYYGVGIYNGCGRVDQCPIDNDGDKEFTGRVAFSPPMPFGTLTIGLNVDQREFRLVRGNGATDANGVTRVVGGFENFNPVGPTGVRLAGNGVGGTQNGFRINGDRITGGGDIVFDFYPFVIKGEYAYASQDRDGLDVGGGNLENLIVQGGYGSIGYWIFGNKRNGLLTNLRYEHVRVDDNSGGFNKALGTVEQPMELRSGTVGLAWYINPSVRLRGNYIITDLAQKQNIVGMSNSSGGNAHQGIAELMVQF; encoded by the coding sequence ATGGTTCATAGAAGTTGGTGGGTTCGCGGTGTCGTCTTGGGCAGCGCCTTGCTGCTCGCCCCTGCTCCCGCGTGGGCCGATAAGCTCACAGAGCTCGAGCAGGTATTTGAGACGCAGCAGAAGTCGCTGCAGCAGTTGCAGCAGGAGATGCACCGCCTGCGGCAAGACCGGACCGCGCAACAAGCAGAGATCGACAGGCGCGTGATGGAGGTGGAGAAGAAGGCCGCAGATGCCGCAGCCTCGTCACTGCTCACCGGGTATGAGCCCGGAAAAGGGTTCTTCCTGAAGTCAGCCGATGGCCAGTTCCGACTGAACCTGAGCGGGTACGTCCAGACTTGGATGCAAGTGGAAGGGGCGCGAAATGAAGAAGAGTTCCCCGCTGGATTGACGGCAGCAGGGCTGGCACGGCACGACCCGAGCACATTTCGGCTGCGCCGCACTCGACTCGTCGTGAGCGGCCAGATCTTCAATGACTTTGGCTTCTACATCGAGTCAGAGACCGCAAGCGGTTCCATCGGCACGCGGCTCCAACAGGGCTGGGGCAGCTACACATATGCGCCGTGGGCAAAGGTGACCGTAGGGCAGTACAAGCCCCGATTCGGTCTCGAGATGCTCACCTCCTCTCGGGGCCTGGACTTCGCCGAGCGGGCGGTCATCTCCAGGGCGCTGTCCCCGGACCAGCAGCTTGGGGCCACCGTCGAGGGCAATCTGAAACTCGCCAACATGCCTGTCTACTACGGGGTGGGGATCTATAACGGCTGCGGCCGGGTCGATCAGTGCCCCATAGACAACGACGGTGATAAAGAGTTCACCGGTCGAGTGGCCTTTTCACCCCCTATGCCCTTCGGAACTCTCACCATCGGTCTGAATGTCGATCAGCGAGAATTTCGGCTTGTGAGGGGTAATGGCGCTACCGATGCGAACGGCGTGACGAGGGTCGTCGGCGGCTTTGAGAACTTCAACCCGGTTGGTCCGACCGGCGTCAGGCTGGCTGGCAACGGCGTCGGCGGGACCCAGAACGGCTTTCGGATCAACGGAGATCGAATTACTGGCGGCGGCGACATCGTGTTCGACTTCTACCCGTTTGTGATCAAGGGTGAGTACGCCTACGCCTCACAGGATCGTGACGGATTGGATGTTGGCGGTGGCAATCTCGAGAACCTTATCGTGCAGGGTGGGTATGGGTCGATCGGGTACTGGATCTTCGGCAATAAGCGCAATGGTTTACTGACCAACCTCCGCTACGAGCACGTGCGCGTCGATGATAACAGCGGGGGATTTAATAAGGCTTTGGGCACCGTAGAGCAGCCGATGGAGTTGCGTTCTGGGACCGTAGGTCTGGCATGGTACATCAACCCCAGCGTCCGGCTGCGAGGGAACTACATTATCACCGACCTCGCCCAAAAGCAGAATATCGTCGGGATGAGCAATAGTTCCGGCGGTAACGCTCATCAAGGGATCGCCGAGCTGATGGTCCAGTTCTAA
- a CDS encoding cytochrome c3 family protein, whose translation MRAKTGSARKWQNRAYLTGFCFGLAILAFTVVPVGEWFHAKGTMNTGHGKLACGACHKNAPGSFRQQIQANLRHAFGRREGPGPFFGRLPVSNENCLSCHERPNDRHPVYRFLEPRFSQAREKLRPHQCVSCHAEHQGRRVTLAETNYCVNCHKDTRLKKDPIDVPHADLIAAKQWDSCLGCHDFHGNHIMQVEKSVDKRTPTEKIRAYFDGGPSPYGTTLHYKAKQDGQDG comes from the coding sequence ATGAGAGCGAAAACTGGAAGTGCCAGGAAATGGCAAAATCGCGCCTATTTGACCGGCTTCTGTTTTGGACTTGCGATCCTGGCATTTACTGTAGTCCCCGTCGGGGAATGGTTTCATGCTAAAGGAACCATGAATACAGGCCACGGCAAACTTGCCTGCGGGGCTTGCCACAAAAACGCACCTGGCAGCTTCCGTCAGCAGATTCAGGCCAACCTGCGCCACGCCTTTGGCCGGCGCGAAGGGCCCGGCCCCTTCTTTGGACGACTTCCCGTGAGTAATGAGAACTGCCTCTCCTGTCACGAGCGGCCCAATGACCGCCACCCGGTCTATCGCTTCCTCGAGCCCCGTTTCAGCCAGGCCCGGGAAAAGCTGCGCCCCCATCAGTGCGTCTCCTGCCACGCCGAGCACCAGGGCCGGCGTGTCACTTTGGCGGAGACCAACTATTGCGTTAACTGCCACAAGGATACCCGGTTAAAGAAAGATCCGATCGACGTGCCCCATGCGGACCTGATCGCCGCCAAGCAATGGGACTCCTGCCTGGGCTGCCACGACTTCCACGGCAACCACATCATGCAGGTCGAGAAATCGGTCGACAAGCGAACGCCGACAGAGAAAATCCGCGCCTATTTTGACGGCGGGCCCTCCCCTTACGGCACAACCCTCCACTACAAAGCAAAACAGGATGGTCAAGATGGCTAA
- a CDS encoding c-type heme family protein, whose protein sequence is MAKQHFWIACLALGALSVYLFVSAPPPLEEKATDAPIPVERMFEILKVENDVVRAMWTKEVVGAGKQNGLKFDERWRDADVEAGPLPALFLRETARSLEKNPTPLSLFLGSDYPINSANRFEGLQLEKFQVVKQTLKPQFFFLPDIQMRVAMFSDLAVVEGCIQCHNKHEQSPKHDWKLNDVMGATTWMYPSGSVSMDELLRTLVALRQGFKEAYESYLEKAQKFANPPAIGEHWPVEGYFLPSSEVFMGEIARRTAPQTLAALSSLASKPQSGSATNK, encoded by the coding sequence ATGGCTAAGCAACACTTCTGGATCGCCTGCCTGGCGCTGGGCGCCTTAAGCGTATACCTATTTGTCAGCGCCCCGCCGCCATTAGAAGAGAAGGCCACCGACGCGCCCATCCCGGTAGAACGGATGTTTGAAATTCTCAAGGTGGAAAACGACGTGGTGAGGGCGATGTGGACCAAGGAAGTTGTCGGCGCGGGTAAACAGAATGGCTTGAAGTTCGACGAGCGTTGGCGCGATGCGGACGTGGAGGCCGGCCCTTTGCCTGCGTTGTTTCTGCGCGAGACGGCGAGAAGTCTGGAAAAGAATCCGACGCCGCTCAGTCTGTTCCTAGGTTCTGACTATCCCATCAACTCGGCTAACCGCTTCGAGGGGCTGCAATTGGAAAAATTCCAGGTGGTCAAGCAAACCCTCAAGCCGCAATTCTTCTTCCTGCCAGACATTCAAATGAGGGTAGCCATGTTCAGCGATTTGGCGGTCGTCGAGGGCTGCATCCAATGCCATAACAAGCACGAACAATCACCGAAGCACGATTGGAAGCTCAATGATGTGATGGGCGCGACCACTTGGATGTACCCAAGCGGCAGCGTGTCCATGGATGAGTTGCTCCGCACACTCGTAGCCTTACGCCAAGGCTTCAAGGAGGCCTACGAGTCTTACCTGGAAAAGGCGCAAAAATTCGCCAATCCCCCTGCCATTGGCGAACACTGGCCGGTCGAGGGTTATTTCCTGCCGAGCTCCGAGGTGTTCATGGGGGAAATTGCCAGGCGCACAGCCCCACAAACCTTGGCGGCGCTCAGTTCGCTGGCAAGCAAGCCCCAATCGGGGTCCGCAACGAACAAATAA